In Burkholderia contaminans, the following proteins share a genomic window:
- a CDS encoding response regulator has translation MRLLLIEDDRPIARGIQSSLEQAGFTVDMVHDGIFAEQALAQNRHELVILDLGLPGIDGMTLLTRFRQTNRHTPVIVLTARDELNDRIQGLNSGADDYMLKPFEPAELEARIRAVMRRSGPHSDMPRPEVSLGGVRLSGVDRRIFNDDKPLELSPREFAVLEMLLLRHGRVVSKAQLQDHLTHFGGDLGDTAIEVYVHRVRKKLEQCRVEIVTVRGFGYLLQEIRQTASV, from the coding sequence ATGCGACTCCTTCTGATCGAAGACGACCGCCCCATCGCACGCGGTATCCAGAGCAGCCTCGAGCAGGCTGGCTTCACCGTCGACATGGTGCATGACGGCATCTTTGCCGAACAGGCGCTGGCACAGAACCGCCACGAACTCGTGATCCTCGACCTCGGCCTGCCGGGCATCGACGGGATGACGCTGCTCACGCGCTTCCGCCAGACCAACCGCCATACGCCCGTCATCGTGCTGACCGCACGCGACGAGCTGAACGACCGGATCCAGGGCCTGAACTCCGGCGCCGACGACTACATGCTCAAGCCGTTCGAGCCGGCCGAGCTCGAAGCGCGCATCCGCGCGGTGATGCGCCGCAGCGGCCCGCACAGCGACATGCCGCGTCCGGAAGTGTCGCTTGGCGGTGTCCGCCTGTCGGGCGTCGATCGCCGCATCTTCAACGACGACAAGCCGCTCGAACTGTCGCCGCGCGAATTCGCGGTGCTCGAGATGCTGCTGCTGCGTCACGGCCGCGTGGTCAGCAAGGCCCAGCTGCAGGATCACCTCACGCACTTCGGCGGCGATCTCGGCGACACCGCGATCGAAGTCTACGTACACCGCGTGCGCAAGAAACTCGAGCAGTGCCGTGTCGAAATCGTCACGGTGCGCGGCTTCGGCTACCTGCTGCAGGAAATCCGCCAGACGGCGAGCGTCTGA
- a CDS encoding DUF3717 domain-containing protein, which yields MSDISINDLEAAINFWRARSPSSGDELKLCEEASALSKPYALLIVQRESALQLEGLDPKARNAYETYVRLKDGLES from the coding sequence ATGTCCGATATTTCGATCAACGACCTAGAAGCCGCGATCAATTTCTGGCGCGCCCGCTCGCCGTCGAGCGGCGACGAACTCAAACTCTGCGAAGAGGCCAGCGCGCTTTCCAAGCCGTATGCGCTGCTGATTGTACAGCGCGAAAGCGCGCTGCAACTGGAAGGATTGGACCCCAAGGCGCGGAATGCGTACGAGACTTACGTGCGCCTTAAGGATGGCTTGGAAAGCTGA
- a CDS encoding 4a-hydroxytetrahydrobiopterin dehydratase, with product MIHKLTSEERKTRLEGLPLWTAVPGRDAIQRSLRFADFNEAFGFMTRVAIKAQEMNHHPEWFNVYNRVDVTLSTHDADGLTERDIELALFIDRAGAHAQPAA from the coding sequence ATGATCCACAAGCTCACATCAGAAGAACGCAAGACCCGGCTCGAAGGCCTGCCGCTCTGGACGGCCGTCCCGGGCCGCGATGCGATCCAGCGCAGCCTGCGCTTCGCCGATTTCAACGAAGCGTTCGGCTTCATGACGCGCGTCGCGATCAAGGCGCAGGAAATGAACCACCATCCGGAATGGTTCAACGTGTACAACCGTGTCGATGTCACGCTGTCGACCCACGATGCCGACGGGCTGACCGAACGCGACATCGAACTGGCGCTGTTCATCGACCGTGCCGGCGCACACGCGCAACCAGCCGCCTGA
- the phhA gene encoding phenylalanine 4-monooxygenase, whose protein sequence is MSTVVTAKLQEQFDAGLETRADFTIDQPLARYGQVDHAVWKQLYARQSALLRGRACDAFVAGLGKIDLPADRVPSFDDVNRQLKPATGWEIVAVPGLVPDRVFFEHLANRRFPVTWWMRRPDQLDYLQEPDCFHDLFGHVPLLIDPVFADYMQAYGRTALAVADDEAALARLARLYWYTVEFGLIRDPRGTNGLSIYGAGIVSSKGESLYSLESAAPNRLGFDLERVMRTKYRIDTFQKTYFVIDDFAQLFALADVDGRALADRLAALPEFAAGAVLETDRVLHRGTGEGWPDDADA, encoded by the coding sequence ATGTCCACCGTCGTCACCGCGAAACTGCAGGAGCAGTTCGATGCGGGCCTCGAAACCCGCGCCGATTTCACCATCGACCAGCCGCTTGCACGTTACGGCCAGGTCGACCACGCGGTGTGGAAGCAGCTCTATGCACGCCAGTCGGCGCTGTTGCGCGGGCGCGCATGCGACGCGTTCGTCGCGGGACTCGGGAAGATCGACCTGCCGGCCGACCGCGTGCCGTCGTTCGACGACGTGAACCGTCAGTTGAAACCGGCGACGGGCTGGGAGATCGTCGCGGTGCCGGGCCTCGTGCCCGACCGGGTGTTCTTCGAGCATCTCGCGAACCGGCGCTTCCCCGTTACCTGGTGGATGCGCCGCCCCGACCAGCTCGACTACCTGCAGGAACCCGACTGCTTCCACGACCTGTTCGGCCACGTGCCGCTGCTGATCGACCCGGTGTTCGCCGACTACATGCAGGCGTACGGCCGCACCGCGCTCGCGGTCGCCGACGATGAAGCAGCGCTGGCGCGCCTCGCGCGGCTCTACTGGTATACGGTGGAATTCGGGCTGATTCGCGATCCGCGCGGCACGAACGGGCTGTCGATCTACGGCGCCGGGATCGTGTCGAGCAAGGGCGAAAGCCTGTACAGCCTCGAAAGCGCGGCGCCGAACCGGCTCGGCTTCGACCTCGAGCGCGTGATGCGCACGAAGTACCGGATCGATACGTTCCAGAAGACCTACTTCGTGATCGACGATTTCGCGCAGCTGTTCGCGCTCGCCGACGTCGACGGCCGCGCGCTGGCCGACCGGCTGGCGGCGCTGCCCGAGTTCGCGGCCGGCGCGGTGCTCGAGACCGATCGCGTGCTGCATCGCGGCACGGGCGAAGGCTGGCCGGACGACGCCGATGCGTGA
- a CDS encoding Lrp/AsnC family transcriptional regulator, translated as MLELDHFDLALLDVLQRFGRATHQQLGEEVPLSPSQIGRRLQRLEAAGVIEGYRVMLRPEKLGLGVTAFTSLKLKHHGDSIIEQFQQQIDVLPEVLECHAVVGDADYLLRIVAPDLNALSQFVMKKLMRVPGVDSVRSNIVLTTFKRNGALPLAHLAPGAA; from the coding sequence ATGCTGGAACTCGATCACTTCGATCTCGCGCTGCTGGACGTGCTGCAGCGCTTCGGCCGCGCGACGCATCAGCAGCTCGGCGAGGAGGTGCCGCTGTCGCCGTCGCAGATCGGCCGGCGGCTGCAGCGGCTCGAGGCGGCCGGCGTGATCGAAGGCTACCGTGTGATGCTGCGCCCCGAAAAGCTCGGGCTCGGCGTCACCGCGTTCACGAGCCTCAAGCTCAAGCACCACGGCGATTCGATCATCGAGCAGTTCCAGCAGCAGATCGACGTGCTGCCCGAAGTGCTCGAATGCCACGCGGTGGTGGGCGATGCCGACTACCTGCTGCGGATCGTCGCGCCCGACCTGAACGCGTTGTCGCAGTTCGTGATGAAGAAGCTGATGCGCGTGCCGGGCGTCGACAGCGTGCGATCGAACATCGTGTTGACGACCTTCAAGCGCAACGGTGCGCTGCCGCTCGCGCACCTGGCGCCCGGCGCCGCCTGA
- a CDS encoding class IV adenylate cyclase produces the protein MARNIEIKARAREFDRLRERAATLATEAPLFYRQQDFFYDVPRGRLKLRRFEDGTPAELIFYQRDDRDGPKASYYTRSPVTNPDAMHALLATALTTRGIVTKERHVYLAGRTRIHLDRVDGLGDFIELEVVLGPDDDEAGGEAEAHDVFAKLGVSQDDLVAVAYVDLLNADTPHEVA, from the coding sequence ATGGCCCGCAACATCGAGATCAAAGCCCGCGCCCGCGAATTCGACCGGCTGCGCGAACGCGCGGCGACCCTCGCGACCGAAGCGCCGCTGTTCTATCGCCAGCAGGATTTCTTCTATGACGTGCCGCGCGGCCGGCTGAAGCTGCGCCGCTTCGAGGACGGCACGCCGGCCGAACTGATCTTCTACCAGCGCGACGACCGCGACGGCCCGAAGGCGTCGTACTACACGCGCAGCCCGGTGACAAATCCCGATGCGATGCACGCGCTGCTGGCCACCGCGCTGACCACGCGCGGGATCGTGACGAAGGAACGGCACGTGTACCTCGCGGGCCGCACGCGCATTCACCTCGACCGTGTCGACGGTCTCGGCGATTTCATCGAGCTGGAAGTCGTGCTCGGCCCCGACGACGACGAAGCCGGCGGCGAAGCCGAAGCACACGACGTGTTCGCGAAGCTCGGCGTGTCGCAGGACGATCTCGTCGCGGTCGCGTACGTCGACCTGCTGAACGCCGACACGCCGCACGAAGTGGCCTGA
- a CDS encoding LysR family transcriptional regulator, protein MDLTLLRAFATVAREGNLTRAAVQLHLTQPAVSLQIKHLQETLGVTLFTRTSRGLVLTRDGQTLLPHAERALAAAADVQRAAAALRHEVRGRLRIGTILDPGFLRLGGFLRALVETHPQIETALRHGMSGWVIEQVRTQALDVGYYIGRPGEDDPLDGALFHTVTLTHFQYRVLAPAGWKERVQRAHDWRSLATLPWIWTPPASAHHRLLSRRFAEAGAQPLKVAEVDQEQSMLDLVKSGIGLTLARDSTALAEAHAHALTIVEPVTVPTELTFVTLAARRDEPAIAAALRLIEAQWAI, encoded by the coding sequence ATGGATCTCACCCTGCTCCGCGCGTTCGCGACGGTCGCGCGCGAAGGCAACCTGACGCGCGCCGCCGTGCAGCTGCACCTGACGCAGCCGGCGGTCAGCCTGCAGATCAAGCATCTGCAGGAAACGCTCGGCGTCACGCTGTTCACGCGCACGTCGCGCGGCCTCGTGCTCACCCGCGACGGCCAGACGCTGCTGCCGCATGCGGAACGCGCGCTTGCCGCGGCCGCCGACGTGCAGCGCGCCGCTGCTGCGCTGCGGCACGAGGTGCGCGGCCGGCTGCGGATCGGCACGATCCTCGATCCGGGTTTCCTGCGGCTCGGCGGCTTCCTGCGCGCGCTCGTCGAAACCCACCCGCAGATCGAGACGGCGCTGCGCCATGGGATGTCGGGCTGGGTGATCGAACAGGTGCGCACGCAGGCGCTCGACGTCGGCTACTACATCGGCCGGCCGGGCGAGGACGATCCGCTCGACGGTGCGCTGTTCCACACCGTCACGCTCACGCATTTCCAGTACCGCGTGCTCGCACCGGCCGGCTGGAAGGAGCGCGTGCAGCGCGCACACGACTGGCGCTCGCTTGCCACGCTGCCGTGGATCTGGACCCCGCCGGCATCCGCGCACCACCGGCTGCTGTCGCGTCGCTTCGCGGAGGCCGGCGCGCAACCGCTCAAGGTTGCCGAAGTCGATCAGGAGCAGTCGATGCTCGATCTCGTCAAATCGGGGATCGGGTTGACGCTCGCGCGCGACTCGACCGCGCTGGCCGAAGCGCACGCGCATGCGCTGACGATCGTCGAACCCGTGACGGTGCCGACCGAGCTGACGTTCGTGACGCTCGCCGCGCGGCGCGACGAACCGGCGATCGCGGCCGCGCTGCGGCTGATCGAAGCGCAGTGGGCGATATGA
- a CDS encoding GMC family oxidoreductase: MTTQRTLEGEFDYVIVGAGTAGCVLANRLTEDPDIRVLLLEAGGKDDYHWIHIPVGYLYCIGNPRTDWLYKTQPEAALNGRALSYPRGRVLGGCSSINGMIYMRGQREDYDSWAQETGDAGWSWDSVLPIFKRSEDHHGGASDAHGAGGYWRVEKQRLRWEILESFAQAAQQTGIPATDDFNRGDNSGVGYFEVNQKRGVRWNTSKAFLRPAMARPNLTVITGAHAQRVIFDGRRAVGVEYHGGGTDYVARARAEVLLTSGAVNSPQLLELSGIGDGRRLQALGIDVVQDLPGVGENLQDHLQLRMAFRVEGVRTLNTLSAHWWGKLMIGAEYALLQRGPMSMAPSQLGAFAKSDPDDPALTRPDLEYHVQPLSLERFGEPLHSLNAFTASVCHLRPTSRGSVHIASADPGAAPAIAPNYLSTDHDRRVAANALRLTRRIASAPALARYRPEEILPGLQYRSEAELIEAAGAVGTTIFHPVGTCRMGRADDERAVVDSRLRVRGVAGLRIVDASVMPFITSGNTNSPTLMIAERASDMIRADRRAAREATPVRTEPAVTAA, from the coding sequence GTGACTACCCAACGCACGCTAGAAGGCGAATTCGATTACGTGATCGTCGGCGCGGGCACCGCGGGCTGCGTGCTCGCGAACCGCCTGACCGAGGATCCCGACATCCGCGTGCTGCTGCTCGAAGCCGGCGGCAAGGACGACTATCACTGGATCCATATCCCGGTCGGCTATCTGTATTGCATCGGCAACCCCCGCACCGACTGGCTGTACAAGACGCAACCCGAAGCCGCGCTCAACGGCCGCGCGCTGTCGTATCCGCGCGGCCGTGTGCTCGGCGGCTGCTCGTCGATCAACGGGATGATCTACATGCGCGGCCAGCGCGAGGATTACGACAGCTGGGCGCAGGAAACCGGCGACGCCGGCTGGTCGTGGGACAGCGTGCTGCCGATCTTCAAGCGCAGCGAGGATCATCATGGGGGCGCGAGCGACGCGCACGGCGCGGGCGGCTACTGGCGTGTCGAGAAGCAGCGGCTGCGCTGGGAGATCCTCGAATCGTTCGCGCAGGCCGCGCAGCAGACAGGCATCCCGGCAACCGACGATTTCAACCGTGGCGACAATTCCGGGGTCGGCTATTTCGAGGTGAACCAGAAGCGCGGCGTGCGGTGGAATACGTCGAAGGCGTTCCTGCGGCCCGCGATGGCGCGCCCGAACCTGACCGTGATCACCGGCGCGCACGCGCAGCGCGTGATCTTCGACGGGCGGCGCGCGGTCGGTGTCGAATACCACGGCGGCGGCACGGATTACGTCGCGCGGGCACGCGCGGAGGTGCTGCTGACGTCCGGCGCGGTGAATTCGCCGCAGTTGCTCGAACTGTCGGGTATCGGCGATGGCCGGCGGCTGCAGGCGCTCGGCATTGACGTCGTGCAGGATCTGCCGGGCGTCGGCGAAAACCTGCAGGATCACCTGCAATTGCGGATGGCGTTTCGCGTCGAAGGCGTGCGCACGCTCAACACGCTGTCCGCGCACTGGTGGGGCAAGCTGATGATCGGCGCCGAATATGCGCTGCTGCAGCGTGGGCCGATGTCGATGGCGCCGTCGCAGCTCGGCGCGTTCGCGAAATCCGATCCCGACGATCCCGCGCTCACGCGCCCCGATCTCGAATACCACGTGCAGCCGCTGTCGCTCGAACGCTTCGGCGAGCCGCTGCACAGCCTCAACGCGTTCACGGCGTCCGTGTGCCATCTGCGGCCGACGTCGCGCGGCAGCGTGCATATCGCGAGCGCCGATCCGGGCGCGGCACCCGCGATCGCACCGAACTATCTGTCGACCGACCACGATCGCCGCGTTGCCGCGAACGCGCTGCGCCTCACGCGCCGGATCGCGTCCGCGCCGGCGCTCGCGCGCTATCGTCCCGAGGAAATCCTGCCGGGCCTGCAATACCGGAGCGAAGCGGAGCTGATCGAGGCGGCCGGCGCGGTCGGCACGACGATCTTCCATCCGGTCGGCACGTGCCGGATGGGGCGTGCCGACGATGAGCGCGCGGTGGTCGACAGCCGGCTGCGCGTGCGCGGCGTCGCCGGGCTGCGAATCGTCGATGCATCGGTGATGCCGTTCATTACATCGGGCAACACCAATTCGCCGACGCTGATGATCGCCGAGCGCGCGAGCGACATGATTCGTGCCGATCGCCGCGCGGCGCGCGAAGCGACGCCGGTGCGCACGGAGCCGGCGGTGACGGCCGCGTGA